One Cricetulus griseus strain 17A/GY chromosome 5, alternate assembly CriGri-PICRH-1.0, whole genome shotgun sequence genomic window carries:
- the Faslg gene encoding tumor necrosis factor ligand superfamily member 6 isoform X1 → MQQPVNYGCPQIYWVDNSATSSWAPPGSVFPCPSSVPGRPDQRRPPPPPPPIPPPSQPPPSPPPPLPPMPPLKKRKDHSIDQWLPVIFFMVVAALVGLGLGMYQLFHLQKELAELRELTNQSLKVSSFEKQIYHPGQPSEKEEPRCVAHLTGNPSSRSVLLEWEDTYGTALISGVKYKKGGLVINVPGLYFVYSKVYFRGHSCTNQPLSHKVYMRNSKYLGDLVLMEEKKLNYCTPGQMWAHSSYLGAVFNLTSADHLYVNISQLSLINFDESKTFFGLYKL, encoded by the exons ATGCAACAGCCTGTGAATTATGGATGTCCCCAAATTTATTGGGTGGACAACAGTGCCACTTCTTCTTGGGCTCCTCCAGGGTCAGTTTTTCCCTGTccatcctctgtgcctggaaggcCGGACCAAAGGAgaccaccacctcctccaccacCGATACCACCTCCGTcacaaccaccaccatcaccaccacccccactgcCGCCAATGCCACctctgaagaagaggaaggaccACAGCATAGATCAATGGCTACCGGTGATATTTTTCATGGTTGTGGCGGCTTTGGTTGGACTGGGGTTAGGAATGTATCAGCTCTTCCATCTGCAGAAGGAACTGGCAGAACTCCGTGAG cTCACCAACCAAAGCCTTAAAGTATCATCTTTTGAAAAGCAAATAT ACCACCCCGGTCAACCCTCTGAAAAAGAAGAGCCGAGGTGTGTGGCCCATTTAACAG GCAACCCCAGCTCAAGGTCTGTCCTTCTGGAGTGGGAAGACACATATGGAACTGCTCTGATCTCTGGAGTGAAGTATAAGAAAGGTGGCCTTGTGATCAATGTCCCTGGCTTGTACTTTGTATATTCCAAAGTATACTTCCGGGGTCATTCTTGCACCAATCAGCCCTTAAGTCACAAGGTCTACATGAGGAACTCTAAGTATCTTGGGGATCTGGTGTTAATGGAGGAGAAGAAGTTGAACTACTGCACTCCTGGCCAGATGTGGGCCCACAGCAGCTATCTGGGGGCAGTATTCAATCTTACCAGTGCTGACCATTTATACGTCAACATCTCTCAACTCTCTCTGATTAATTTTGACGAATCTAAGACA
- the Faslg gene encoding tumor necrosis factor ligand superfamily member 6 isoform X2 gives MQQPVNYGCPQIYWVDNSATSSWAPPGSVFPCPSSVPGRPDQRRPPPPPPPIPPPSQPPPSPPPPLPPMPPLKKRKDHSIDQWLPVIFFMVVAALVGLGLGMYQLFHLQKELAELRETTPVNPLKKKSRGVWPI, from the exons ATGCAACAGCCTGTGAATTATGGATGTCCCCAAATTTATTGGGTGGACAACAGTGCCACTTCTTCTTGGGCTCCTCCAGGGTCAGTTTTTCCCTGTccatcctctgtgcctggaaggcCGGACCAAAGGAgaccaccacctcctccaccacCGATACCACCTCCGTcacaaccaccaccatcaccaccacccccactgcCGCCAATGCCACctctgaagaagaggaaggaccACAGCATAGATCAATGGCTACCGGTGATATTTTTCATGGTTGTGGCGGCTTTGGTTGGACTGGGGTTAGGAATGTATCAGCTCTTCCATCTGCAGAAGGAACTGGCAGAACTCCGTGAG ACCACCCCGGTCAACCCTCTGAAAAAGAAGAGCCGAGGTGTGTGGCCCATTTAA